One part of the Salinimonas iocasae genome encodes these proteins:
- a CDS encoding L-threonylcarbamoyladenylate synthase translates to MSQFFQIHPENPQPRLLKQACELIRQGEVVVYPTDSGYAIGCQMDDKKALDKLCQIRDIEKDHNFTLMCRDMSELSFYAKVDNTAFRQIKNNTPGPYTFILKATREVPRRLQNPKRKTIGIRVPDNIIALKLLETLNEPLMSASLILPGERMAESDPEEIRDKLEKRVGLIIDGGALGEQPTTVIDVSDGPAVILREGSGDVSPFI, encoded by the coding sequence ATGAGCCAGTTTTTTCAGATCCATCCCGAGAATCCGCAACCGCGTCTTTTAAAGCAAGCCTGCGAGCTTATTCGCCAGGGCGAGGTGGTTGTTTATCCGACTGATTCGGGCTATGCCATTGGTTGTCAGATGGATGATAAAAAAGCCTTGGATAAGCTGTGTCAGATACGTGATATTGAGAAGGACCACAATTTTACATTGATGTGCCGCGACATGTCCGAATTATCTTTCTATGCAAAAGTGGATAATACCGCGTTTCGTCAAATCAAAAACAATACACCAGGGCCTTATACGTTCATTCTTAAGGCCACCCGTGAAGTGCCGCGCCGCCTACAAAACCCGAAGCGCAAGACCATCGGCATTCGCGTGCCAGATAATATTATTGCCCTGAAGCTGCTTGAAACGCTGAATGAACCGCTGATGTCAGCATCGCTGATACTGCCCGGCGAGCGCATGGCGGAGTCCGACCCTGAGGAAATCCGCGATAAACTTGAGAAGCGTGTTGGCTTGATTATCGATGGTGGTGCGCTGGGTGAGCAACCTACCACAGTCATCGATGTATCGGACGGCCCGGCTGTTATTTTACGCGAGGGCAGTGGTGATGTGTCGCCCTTCATTTAA
- a CDS encoding PHP domain-containing protein, producing MKIDLHSHTTFSDGQLSPSELVQRAHTMQVDVLAITDHDTTAGLHEAHDAQRQHARQLHIVDGVEISTAWHSFDIHIVGLQVDVNHPVLTAFLSAQASRRNERALKIAEKLERCGFEGVYEKAKAKAGIGQITRAHFARVLVSDYGVSSMDTVFKKYLGKGKRAAVKAQWPGIAEAVDIIQQAGGQAVLAHPAHYDMTAKWLRRLVDDFSQAGGDAIECASVAVGKQKQMLIDELALSNNLKVSTGSDFHFPSRWTELGRSAKPSPSLTRIWDGWDISAS from the coding sequence GTGAAAATTGACCTACATAGCCATACCACGTTTTCTGACGGACAGCTTTCACCCTCCGAACTGGTTCAGCGTGCACATACTATGCAGGTGGATGTACTGGCGATTACCGACCATGACACCACTGCAGGATTGCACGAAGCGCATGACGCACAGCGTCAGCATGCCCGGCAACTTCACATCGTTGATGGCGTTGAAATATCCACGGCCTGGCATAGTTTTGATATCCACATTGTGGGCCTGCAGGTGGACGTCAATCACCCTGTTCTTACCGCGTTTTTATCTGCCCAGGCCAGTCGGCGAAATGAACGGGCATTAAAAATCGCTGAAAAGCTGGAAAGGTGCGGGTTTGAAGGTGTATATGAAAAAGCGAAAGCAAAGGCTGGCATCGGTCAGATAACCCGGGCGCATTTTGCGCGGGTGCTGGTAAGCGATTATGGTGTCAGTTCAATGGATACCGTATTTAAAAAGTATCTGGGGAAAGGCAAGCGGGCCGCGGTAAAAGCGCAGTGGCCGGGGATTGCCGAAGCGGTGGATATAATTCAGCAGGCGGGTGGTCAGGCCGTGCTGGCACATCCGGCACATTATGACATGACCGCAAAATGGCTACGTCGCCTGGTAGACGATTTCAGTCAGGCCGGTGGTGATGCTATCGAGTGCGCCTCGGTAGCTGTGGGCAAACAAAAACAGATGCTTATTGATGAGCTGGCCTTATCGAACAACCTTAAGGTTTCGACCGGTTCTGATTTTCACTTTCCGTCGCGCTGGACTGAGTTGGGTCGCAGTGCGAAACCGTCGCCTTCACTTACGCGCATCTGGGACGGCTGGGATATATCAGCATCCTGA